In the Opitutia bacterium genome, one interval contains:
- a CDS encoding DUF5069 domain-containing protein — protein MSTKQFPSDPRVTVGGLFYFGRMLDKIRKHARGELRDDYLPNLGKGMDSRLCNFLHVDYAALGAQVLAGASDEQALAWCAQHGRALNADDVIIWNDFVSKRGWNDLATPVLEKQKAEAGFGARADIRTFFEFWEVDEGRKS, from the coding sequence ATGAGCACCAAGCAATTTCCGTCCGATCCGCGCGTCACCGTTGGTGGCCTGTTCTATTTCGGCCGCATGCTCGACAAGATCCGCAAGCACGCGCGCGGCGAGTTGCGCGATGACTACCTGCCGAACCTCGGCAAGGGCATGGACAGCCGCCTCTGCAACTTCCTCCATGTCGACTACGCGGCGCTCGGGGCCCAGGTTCTCGCCGGCGCGAGCGACGAGCAGGCCCTTGCTTGGTGCGCGCAACACGGTCGCGCCTTGAACGCCGACGACGTGATCATCTGGAACGATTTCGTGAGCAAACGCGGTTGGAACGATCTAGCCACGCCCGTCCTCGAAAAGCAGAAAGCCGAAGCCGGCTTCGGCGCGCGCGCGGACATCCGCACGTTCTTCGAGTTCTGGGAAGTCGACGAAGGCCGCAAGTCCTGA
- a CDS encoding MazG family protein, whose product MSAIDDLRQTMARLRAPDGCPWDREQTHQTLARHLIDECSELLDTIDRADIPHMREELGDVLLQIVFHAQLAAERGDFNFDDVAREINEKLIRRHPHVFGTATAGNSDQVIDVWEGIKAQEKAAAGKSESTLFKKLPPRLPALMFAEDVDKRIAKQRLPADGIVDSTAIARLADTLTPEAAGRALYEIAAACRARGIDPEMALRRECDRVMREVEARVGAKTP is encoded by the coding sequence ATGAGCGCCATCGACGACCTGCGCCAGACCATGGCCCGCCTCCGCGCCCCGGACGGCTGCCCTTGGGACCGCGAACAGACCCACCAAACCCTCGCCCGCCACCTGATCGACGAGTGCAGCGAGTTGCTCGACACCATCGACCGGGCGGACATCCCGCACATGCGCGAGGAACTGGGCGACGTGCTGCTGCAGATCGTCTTCCATGCGCAGCTCGCGGCCGAGCGGGGCGATTTCAACTTCGACGACGTGGCGCGCGAGATCAACGAGAAGCTGATCCGGCGCCACCCGCACGTCTTCGGCACCGCCACGGCGGGAAACTCCGACCAGGTGATTGACGTGTGGGAAGGGATCAAGGCGCAGGAGAAGGCGGCGGCAGGGAAATCCGAATCCACGCTCTTCAAAAAACTCCCGCCGCGCCTGCCGGCGCTGATGTTCGCGGAGGATGTCGACAAGCGAATCGCCAAGCAGCGACTGCCGGCGGACGGCATCGTCGATAGCACCGCAATCGCGCGGCTCGCCGACACGCTGACGCCGGAAGCGGCCGGGCGCGCGCTCTATGAGATCGCCGCAGCGTGCCGCGCCCGCGGAATCGATCCGGAGATGGCGCTGCGCCGCGAATGCGATCGCGTGATGCGCGAAGTCGAGGCGCGCGTGGGAGCAAAGACGCCGTGA
- a CDS encoding isoaspartyl peptidase/L-asparaginase, translating to MKLTLALSFTAFALAATAPASAQPSSTASPMKPYGLVIHGGAGVIERKAMSPELDAQYRATLQQALDAGYAVLERGGTSLDAVIAAVTVMEDSPLFNAGKGAVLNADGFCEMDASIMNGATLQAGAVAGIRHIRNPLHLARDVMEKSKHVFLIGEGAEKFAWSLGYENVPNEYFQTDFRRKQLERAKQLESRKDNGTAAVPLDLTSPGVRDDLHFIHEQKYGTVGCVALDQHGNLAAGTSTGGMTNKKFGRVGDVPVIGAGTYANNATCAISSTGWGEFFIRANVAHDISAQMEYAGKALRPAAAATLAKVATLGGDGGVIGIDARGNVMTDFNSEGMYRAYRVAGQPPVVAIYGDEPR from the coding sequence ATGAAGCTCACGCTCGCCCTATCCTTCACCGCGTTCGCGCTGGCCGCCACCGCCCCCGCTTCCGCCCAACCCTCATCGACCGCCTCCCCCATGAAGCCCTACGGCCTCGTCATCCACGGCGGCGCGGGCGTCATCGAGCGCAAGGCCATGTCGCCCGAGCTCGACGCCCAATACCGCGCCACGCTCCAGCAAGCCCTCGACGCCGGTTACGCCGTCCTCGAGCGCGGCGGCACGTCCCTCGATGCGGTCATCGCCGCCGTCACGGTTATGGAGGATTCGCCGCTCTTCAACGCCGGCAAGGGTGCCGTGCTCAACGCCGACGGCTTTTGCGAAATGGACGCCTCGATCATGAACGGCGCCACGCTCCAAGCCGGCGCCGTCGCCGGAATCCGCCACATCAGGAACCCGCTCCATCTCGCGCGCGACGTCATGGAGAAATCCAAGCACGTCTTCCTCATCGGCGAAGGCGCGGAAAAATTCGCGTGGTCGCTCGGCTACGAGAACGTTCCCAACGAGTATTTCCAAACCGACTTCCGCCGCAAACAGCTCGAGCGCGCCAAGCAGCTCGAGTCGCGCAAGGACAATGGCACCGCTGCCGTCCCGCTCGACCTCACGTCGCCGGGCGTGCGCGACGACCTGCATTTCATCCACGAGCAGAAATACGGCACCGTCGGCTGCGTCGCCCTCGACCAGCACGGCAACCTCGCCGCCGGCACTTCCACCGGCGGGATGACGAACAAGAAATTCGGCCGCGTCGGCGACGTCCCCGTCATCGGCGCCGGCACCTACGCCAACAACGCGACGTGCGCGATCAGCTCGACCGGCTGGGGCGAATTCTTCATCCGCGCCAACGTCGCCCACGACATCTCCGCGCAAATGGAATACGCCGGCAAAGCCCTCCGCCCGGCCGCCGCCGCGACGCTCGCCAAAGTCGCCACGCTCGGTGGCGACGGCGGCGTCATCGGCATCGACGCGCGCGGCAACGTGATGACCGACTTCAATTCCGAGGGGATGTATCGCGCCTACCGTGTCGCCGGCCAGCCGCCCGTCGTTGCCATCTACGGCGACGAGCCGCGTTGA
- a CDS encoding GntR family transcriptional regulator, whose translation MALLGKINRLRIVRFAQPGYYLDGGSHGEILLPSRYIPAGTKPGDEIDVMVYRDTEDRLVATTDKPLACAGEFAALRVVSLTPRIGVFLDWGLEKDLLLPIREMSGPVQPGDKVVVLVMVDPHTDRLVATARFNRFLDRTPPRYHEGESVRLLVASRSPIGYNMVINHAHRGLLYHTDVAKPLAIGDWVEGYVRAIRPDGKIDLALGKAGYRRIAALTDQILEALEAKGGQLPYGDNSIPEEIREAFGVSKKAFKQAIGALYRERKIVIEPNRIRLV comes from the coding sequence ATGGCCCTTCTTGGCAAAATCAACCGCCTCCGCATCGTCCGCTTCGCCCAACCGGGATACTACCTCGATGGCGGCAGCCACGGCGAAATCCTGTTGCCGAGCCGCTACATCCCCGCCGGCACGAAGCCGGGCGACGAGATCGACGTGATGGTTTATCGCGACACCGAGGACCGCCTCGTCGCCACGACCGACAAGCCGCTCGCCTGCGCCGGCGAATTCGCCGCGCTGCGCGTCGTCAGCCTCACGCCACGGATCGGCGTGTTTCTCGACTGGGGTTTGGAGAAGGACCTGCTCCTGCCGATCCGCGAGATGTCCGGCCCCGTGCAACCCGGCGACAAGGTCGTCGTGCTCGTCATGGTCGATCCGCACACCGACCGCCTCGTCGCCACGGCGCGCTTCAATCGCTTCCTCGATCGCACTCCCCCACGCTACCACGAAGGCGAATCCGTCCGCCTCCTCGTCGCGAGCCGCAGCCCCATCGGCTACAACATGGTGATCAACCACGCGCACCGCGGCCTGCTCTACCACACGGACGTCGCGAAACCGCTCGCGATCGGCGATTGGGTCGAAGGCTACGTCCGCGCCATCCGGCCCGACGGCAAAATCGATCTCGCGCTCGGCAAGGCCGGCTACCGTCGCATCGCCGCGCTCACGGACCAGATTCTCGAAGCCCTCGAAGCCAAAGGCGGCCAGCTGCCCTACGGCGACAACAGCATCCCCGAGGAAATCCGCGAGGCATTCGGCGTGAGCAAAAAGGCCTTCAAACAGGCGATCGGCGCGCTCTACCGCGAGCGCAAGATCGTGATCGAGCCGAACCGCATCCGACTCGTGTAG
- a CDS encoding GreA/GreB family elongation factor has translation MTKRALLEQLIAHLSAEVEAMTKAALATHAEATDDENKAEDKYDTRGLEASYLAHGQSKAAEEAAQALAQFRALAPRDFSAADPIGLGALVVLENKGALSRYFIGPRAGGTEIDVDGKTVMVVTPQSPLGRQLLGRKQGDSLMLDVGGRRTENQIASVT, from the coding sequence ATGACCAAACGTGCCTTGCTCGAACAACTCATCGCGCACCTCTCGGCCGAGGTCGAGGCGATGACCAAAGCCGCCCTCGCCACGCACGCCGAGGCGACCGACGACGAGAACAAGGCCGAGGACAAATACGACACGCGCGGCCTCGAGGCTTCCTACCTCGCCCACGGTCAGTCGAAGGCCGCCGAGGAAGCCGCGCAGGCTCTCGCCCAATTCCGCGCGCTCGCGCCACGCGACTTTTCCGCCGCCGATCCGATCGGACTCGGCGCGCTCGTTGTCCTCGAAAACAAGGGAGCTCTTTCCCGCTACTTCATCGGCCCGCGCGCCGGTGGCACCGAGATCGACGTCGACGGCAAGACCGTGATGGTCGTCACGCCGCAATCGCCGCTCGGCCGCCAGCTGCTCGGCCGCAAGCAGGGCGATTCCCTGATGCTCGATGTCGGCGGTCGCAGGACCGAAAATCAAATCGCCTCGGTCACCTGA
- a CDS encoding tyrosine recombinase XerC: MSEKTPAPETKLPAAIATEWLAPFLDFLAKERRYSAYTVRNYRQAFEDFFVWAQTGARWQTRGLAGLTTRDMRDFVIEGQRRFGRRTLHNHVSGLRAFFRYWQRRGRLTRNPFTGVPLPKLERSLPKFLTETQTATLLAGPQKLLERDEIDKFTAWRDRLVLELLYGGGLRVSEVVGLNYGAIDFGTGSARVLGKGRKERICPLGAVAMAVLTKFRDEFAPDPKPTHPVLITERHDRLTVRAVQLIVKRYLAVADLPMDLSPHKLRHSFATHLLNSGADLRAVQELLGHANLATTQIYTHTSVARLKEIYAKAHPRA; encoded by the coding sequence ATGAGCGAAAAAACTCCAGCGCCTGAGACGAAATTGCCGGCAGCCATCGCGACGGAGTGGCTCGCGCCGTTTCTCGATTTCCTCGCGAAGGAGCGCCGCTATTCCGCCTACACGGTTCGAAACTACCGGCAGGCGTTCGAAGACTTCTTCGTGTGGGCGCAGACCGGGGCGCGTTGGCAGACGCGCGGGCTAGCTGGGCTGACGACGCGCGACATGAGGGACTTCGTGATCGAAGGCCAGCGGCGGTTCGGTCGGCGCACCCTGCACAATCACGTCTCGGGCTTGCGCGCGTTTTTTCGCTACTGGCAGCGACGCGGACGGCTGACGCGCAATCCGTTCACCGGTGTGCCGCTGCCGAAGCTGGAGAGGTCGCTGCCTAAATTCCTCACGGAAACCCAAACAGCGACGCTCCTCGCCGGACCGCAGAAGCTCCTCGAACGCGACGAAATCGACAAATTCACCGCATGGCGCGACCGGCTCGTCCTCGAGCTGCTCTACGGTGGCGGGCTGCGCGTCAGCGAGGTCGTCGGGCTGAACTACGGCGCGATCGACTTCGGCACGGGTAGCGCGCGCGTGCTCGGCAAGGGCCGCAAGGAGCGCATTTGCCCGCTCGGCGCGGTGGCGATGGCGGTGCTGACGAAATTCCGGGACGAGTTCGCACCCGACCCGAAGCCGACGCATCCCGTGCTCATCACCGAGCGACACGACCGCCTCACGGTGCGCGCGGTGCAGTTGATCGTGAAGCGCTACCTCGCGGTCGCCGATCTGCCGATGGATTTGTCGCCGCACAAGCTGCGGCACTCGTTCGCGACGCACCTCTTGAATTCCGGCGCCGATCTGCGCGCGGTGCAGGAGCTGCTCGGTCATGCGAATCTGGCGACGACGCAGATCTACACGCACACCAGCGTCGCGCGGCTGAAGGAAATCTACGCCAAGGCGCATCCACGCGCCTGA
- the trpC gene encoding indole-3-glycerol phosphate synthase TrpC yields MDKLAEIMAHKRREIAPLLRPVFEEELARLNGSLSPVPSFSAALRRADGKLAVIAEIKRRSPSAGAISESTKASEQAARYQAARASALSVLTDEKFFGGRMADLEEVTQFFQQQTPALPCLRKDFMVHPVQVLQAREAGASAILIIVRALDDSEISQLHTSAKAAGMSALFEIHDEKDLERAVKHGATIIGVNNRDLAIFKCDLALSERLIPQFPADVIAVSESGIFTARDAGRVRAAGAQAVLVGEALMRADDPAVLIHEFSTA; encoded by the coding sequence ATGGACAAACTCGCCGAAATCATGGCGCACAAACGGCGCGAGATCGCGCCGCTCCTCCGGCCGGTTTTCGAGGAGGAACTCGCCCGCCTCAACGGCTCGCTGTCGCCGGTGCCGTCCTTTTCGGCCGCGCTGCGCCGCGCCGACGGCAAGCTCGCGGTCATCGCCGAGATCAAGCGCCGCTCCCCGTCGGCCGGCGCGATCAGCGAGAGCACGAAGGCCAGCGAACAGGCCGCGCGCTACCAAGCCGCCCGCGCCAGCGCGCTTTCTGTGCTCACGGACGAGAAATTCTTCGGCGGCCGCATGGCCGACCTCGAGGAGGTCACGCAGTTTTTCCAGCAACAGACCCCGGCCCTGCCGTGCTTGCGCAAGGATTTCATGGTGCACCCCGTCCAGGTGCTGCAGGCGCGCGAGGCCGGCGCGAGCGCGATCCTCATCATCGTTCGCGCGCTCGACGATTCCGAGATTTCCCAGCTCCACACCAGCGCCAAGGCCGCGGGCATGAGCGCGCTCTTCGAAATTCACGACGAGAAAGACCTCGAACGCGCGGTGAAGCACGGGGCGACGATCATCGGCGTGAACAATCGCGATCTCGCCATCTTCAAGTGCGACCTCGCGCTCTCGGAGCGCTTGATCCCGCAATTCCCGGCCGACGTCATCGCGGTCAGCGAGAGCGGCATCTTTACCGCGCGGGACGCCGGACGAGTTCGCGCCGCGGGTGCGCAGGCCGTGCTCGTGGGCGAAGCGCTGATGCGCGCCGACGACCCGGCCGTTCTCATCCACGAGTTTTCCACCGCATGA
- the hemL gene encoding glutamate-1-semialdehyde 2,1-aminomutase: MSPSEQLFERAKQLIPGGVNSPVRAFRSVGGAPFFTRSAQGATLTTADGRELIDFVCTWGPAIHGHNHPRIKAAIADALERGTSFGTPNPLEVEMAELIVKFFPSIQKVRMCSSGTEATMSAIRLARGYTKRDKIVKFAGCYHGHSDSLLVAAGSGALTHGHPDSAGVPAAFARETIVLPYNDTAALQAAFAANPGQIACVILEPYIGNVGFIKPDAGYLQSVRQLTAAHGAILIFDEVMTGFRLARGGVQELEKITPDLTTLGKIIGGGLPVGAFGGRAEIMDYLAPLGPVYQAGTLSGNPLAMAAGITSLRMLDELNPYARLDALGRQVVEAAKSAAAAKGLPLQAPQVGSMFSLFFTPTPVRDMPTALKSDAKLFGRFFHACLDGGVYLPPSAYEAWFLSTAHEGNAIARACETISKAIRSL, translated from the coding sequence ATGTCCCCTTCCGAACAACTTTTCGAACGCGCCAAGCAACTCATCCCCGGCGGCGTGAATTCCCCCGTGCGCGCCTTCCGCTCCGTCGGCGGCGCGCCGTTCTTCACCCGTTCCGCGCAGGGCGCCACGCTCACCACGGCCGACGGCCGCGAGCTGATCGACTTCGTTTGCACCTGGGGTCCGGCCATCCATGGCCACAACCACCCGCGCATCAAGGCCGCCATCGCCGACGCGCTTGAGCGCGGCACGTCCTTCGGCACGCCGAATCCGCTCGAGGTCGAGATGGCCGAGCTGATCGTGAAGTTCTTCCCGTCGATCCAGAAGGTCCGCATGTGCTCCAGCGGCACCGAGGCGACGATGTCCGCCATCCGCCTCGCGCGCGGCTACACGAAGCGCGACAAGATCGTGAAGTTCGCCGGCTGCTACCACGGCCACAGCGACTCCCTGCTCGTCGCCGCCGGTTCCGGCGCCCTCACGCACGGCCATCCCGACAGCGCCGGCGTCCCCGCAGCGTTCGCGCGCGAGACCATTGTTCTTCCCTACAACGACACCGCCGCGCTCCAAGCCGCGTTCGCCGCCAATCCCGGTCAGATCGCCTGCGTCATCCTCGAGCCCTACATCGGCAATGTGGGCTTCATCAAACCCGACGCGGGCTACCTCCAATCCGTCCGCCAGCTCACGGCCGCGCACGGCGCCATCCTGATCTTCGACGAAGTCATGACCGGTTTCCGCCTCGCCCGCGGCGGCGTGCAGGAACTCGAGAAAATCACGCCCGACCTCACGACCCTCGGCAAAATCATCGGCGGCGGCCTCCCGGTCGGTGCGTTCGGCGGTCGCGCCGAGATCATGGACTACCTCGCGCCGCTCGGCCCTGTCTATCAGGCCGGCACGCTCAGCGGCAATCCGCTCGCCATGGCTGCCGGCATCACGTCGCTGCGCATGCTCGACGAGTTGAATCCCTACGCACGTCTCGACGCGCTCGGGCGCCAGGTCGTCGAGGCCGCCAAATCCGCTGCCGCCGCCAAGGGCCTCCCGCTGCAGGCGCCGCAAGTCGGCTCGATGTTCAGCCTCTTCTTCACGCCGACACCCGTGCGCGACATGCCTACGGCGCTGAAGTCCGACGCGAAGCTTTTCGGCCGGTTTTTCCACGCCTGTCTCGACGGCGGCGTCTATCTGCCGCCGAGCGCCTACGAAGCGTGGTTCCTCAGCACCGCGCACGAGGGAAATGCCATTGCCCGGGCTTGCGAAACCATCTCGAAGGCCATTAGGTCGCTCTAA
- a CDS encoding S9 family peptidase, with translation MKVPTVLVLSLMLAAPLSAQFDLATPKPPVAAKKPKDVTVHEDKRIDDYFWLREKDNPEVKTYLEQENAYTESVLAPAKELRAALFKEMRGRIKEDDTGAKVPYLGWLYYTRTEKDKQYPIFCRVADKPGATEEVLLDLNKLGEGKPYVAVGHYRVSDDGARLAYSIDWTGYRQYEVFVMDLATKQLIPQQIGKVSDLEWGAGHDVLYYVTENDAKRSDKLHRWTLSTARHELLRTEADELFNIDVAKSQDGRWLFSSAESKITSEAFALRADDATGNFQSLLPRTENVKVYPEHHGEHFYFVTNRDAKNYKVARAPESHPAQLEDVIPHNPAVKIEGLTPFARYMVVEERENGLPHLRVFNFATGQSSRLAMPEAAYEVSSASNWNYDTDEFRFEYQSMVRPRSTFAANLATGERKLIKQQEVLGGFDPKNYRAERVWATMRDGVKVPLSIVYRADLDRAQPQPFHLYGYGSYGISMPITFSANRLSLLDRGMIFAIAHIRGGGELGEEWREAGRMDKKMTTFNDFVDCAQWLVDNKWTTPQQLVTSGGSAGGLLMGAVLNQRPDLFKAALVVVPFVDVLNTMLDASLPLTTEEYVEWGNPNIREQYLWMRAYSPYDNLKPASYPNVLVNVSFYDSQVPYWEGAKYLAKLRTLDHAKGNATLIHTNFGAGHGGASGRYDALHDTARDYAFFLSALGLAR, from the coding sequence ATGAAAGTCCCCACCGTCCTCGTCCTGTCCCTTATGCTCGCTGCTCCGTTGTCCGCCCAGTTCGACCTCGCCACGCCCAAGCCGCCGGTCGCGGCGAAAAAGCCGAAGGACGTGACCGTCCACGAGGACAAGCGGATCGACGACTACTTCTGGCTGCGCGAGAAGGACAACCCCGAGGTCAAAACCTACCTCGAACAGGAAAACGCCTACACCGAGTCCGTGCTCGCGCCCGCGAAGGAGCTGCGCGCGGCGCTCTTCAAGGAGATGCGCGGTCGCATCAAGGAGGACGACACCGGCGCCAAAGTCCCCTACCTCGGCTGGCTCTACTACACCCGCACCGAAAAGGATAAGCAGTATCCGATCTTCTGCCGCGTCGCGGACAAGCCCGGCGCGACGGAGGAAGTTCTCCTCGACCTGAACAAGCTCGGCGAAGGCAAACCCTACGTCGCCGTCGGCCACTACCGCGTGAGCGACGACGGCGCGCGCCTCGCCTACTCGATCGATTGGACCGGTTACCGCCAATACGAGGTCTTCGTCATGGACCTCGCCACCAAGCAGCTCATCCCGCAGCAAATCGGCAAGGTCTCCGATCTCGAGTGGGGCGCCGGCCACGACGTCCTCTACTACGTCACGGAGAACGACGCGAAACGCTCCGACAAACTCCACCGCTGGACGCTCAGCACCGCGCGCCACGAACTGCTCCGCACCGAAGCCGACGAGTTGTTCAACATCGACGTCGCCAAGTCGCAGGACGGCCGCTGGCTCTTCAGCTCCGCCGAGAGCAAGATCACGTCCGAGGCCTTCGCGCTCCGCGCCGACGACGCCACCGGCAATTTCCAGTCGCTGCTCCCACGCACCGAGAACGTGAAGGTCTACCCGGAGCACCACGGCGAGCATTTCTACTTCGTCACCAACCGCGACGCGAAGAACTACAAGGTCGCTCGCGCGCCCGAATCCCATCCCGCGCAACTCGAGGACGTCATCCCGCACAATCCCGCCGTGAAGATCGAAGGCCTCACGCCGTTCGCCCGCTACATGGTGGTCGAGGAACGCGAGAACGGCCTGCCGCATCTCCGCGTCTTCAATTTCGCCACCGGGCAATCCTCGCGCCTCGCGATGCCCGAGGCCGCCTACGAAGTCTCGTCGGCCTCGAACTGGAACTACGACACCGACGAATTCCGCTTCGAATACCAGTCGATGGTGCGTCCGCGCTCGACCTTCGCGGCCAACCTCGCGACCGGCGAACGCAAGCTCATCAAGCAACAGGAAGTGCTCGGCGGCTTCGACCCGAAGAACTACCGCGCCGAGCGCGTTTGGGCCACCATGCGCGACGGCGTGAAGGTGCCACTCTCGATCGTCTACCGCGCCGACCTCGACCGCGCCCAGCCGCAGCCCTTCCACCTCTACGGCTACGGCTCCTACGGCATCAGCATGCCGATCACATTTAGCGCCAACCGTCTCAGCTTGCTGGATCGCGGCATGATCTTCGCCATCGCGCACATTCGCGGCGGCGGCGAACTCGGCGAGGAATGGCGCGAAGCCGGCCGCATGGACAAAAAGATGACCACGTTCAACGACTTCGTGGACTGCGCCCAATGGCTCGTGGACAACAAGTGGACCACGCCGCAACAGCTCGTCACCTCCGGCGGCAGCGCCGGCGGCCTTCTCATGGGCGCCGTGCTCAACCAGCGTCCCGATCTGTTCAAGGCCGCGCTCGTCGTCGTGCCGTTCGTCGACGTCCTCAACACCATGCTCGACGCCTCGCTCCCGCTCACCACCGAGGAATACGTCGAGTGGGGCAACCCGAACATCCGCGAGCAATACCTCTGGATGCGCGCCTACAGCCCCTACGACAACCTGAAGCCGGCCTCCTACCCCAACGTCCTCGTCAACGTCTCCTTCTACGACAGCCAGGTCCCGTATTGGGAAGGTGCCAAATACCTCGCGAAACTGCGCACGCTCGACCACGCGAAGGGCAACGCCACGCTCATCCACACCAACTTCGGCGCCGGCCACGGCGGCGCGTCCGGCCGTTACGATGCCCTGCACGACACCGCGCGCGACTACGCGTTCTTCCTGAGCGCGCTCGGCCTCGCCCGCTGA
- a CDS encoding NAD(P)H-dependent oxidoreductase translates to MRILAVSGSLRAASSNTLLLRAAARLAPPDCALELFEGIGALPHFNPDIEDVPHAAVAHWRAAVDRADGLLFSTPEYAHSIPGTLKNALDWLVGGIEIVGKPVAILHASPLSIYSGPALEEVLRAISADFRPEAAIAVNLRGRIPEGFDPATDPACAAPIRAGLGRLAAAIRARRAGIAE, encoded by the coding sequence ATGAGAATCCTCGCCGTCTCCGGCAGCCTGCGCGCCGCCTCGTCCAACACGCTTCTCCTCCGCGCCGCCGCTCGCCTTGCGCCTCCCGATTGCGCGCTCGAATTGTTCGAGGGCATCGGCGCCCTGCCTCACTTCAACCCCGATATCGAAGACGTGCCGCATGCCGCTGTCGCGCACTGGCGCGCCGCCGTTGACCGCGCCGACGGCCTGCTGTTCAGCACGCCCGAATACGCCCACAGCATCCCCGGCACGCTGAAAAACGCGCTCGATTGGCTCGTCGGCGGCATCGAGATCGTGGGCAAGCCCGTCGCCATCCTGCATGCCTCGCCGCTGTCGATCTATTCCGGCCCGGCGCTCGAAGAGGTGCTGCGCGCCATCTCGGCCGACTTCCGCCCGGAGGCCGCCATCGCCGTCAATCTCCGCGGCCGCATCCCCGAAGGATTCGACCCGGCAACCGACCCCGCCTGCGCCGCTCCCATCCGCGCCGGCCTGGGGCGACTCGCCGCCGCAATCCGCGCTCGACGCGCCGGGATTGCCGAGTGA
- the rsmA gene encoding ribosomal RNA small subunit methyltransferase A, whose protein sequence is MPLTLTGTRELLARLGHSPKRFLGQNYLIDGNIVRKSVELGAVAPGDTVVEVGPGLGTLTSALLAAGAEVFAVEKDATMAAHLRGTLAVEHPGKLHLIEEDAVEHPIAGLPPERAASFKIVANLPYAISTPWMDAVLGGPLPQRMVLMLQQEAAQRYVASPGTKQFGAISIFIQSSFTADPGHKVPATCFYPAPDVESYLLNLVRRPEPFIFAPAVKRLIRECFQQRRKQIGSLLRGKLPDGGAAWLALLPEAGLDFRARPEQIPVALWQRLSV, encoded by the coding sequence ATGCCGCTCACGCTCACCGGCACCCGCGAATTGCTCGCGCGCCTCGGCCACTCGCCGAAGCGCTTCCTCGGCCAGAATTACCTCATCGACGGTAACATCGTCCGCAAGTCGGTCGAACTCGGCGCCGTCGCGCCCGGTGACACCGTGGTCGAGGTTGGCCCCGGTCTCGGCACGCTCACCTCGGCGCTGCTCGCGGCGGGCGCGGAGGTTTTTGCGGTGGAGAAGGACGCGACGATGGCGGCGCACCTTCGCGGCACGCTCGCCGTTGAGCATCCCGGCAAGCTGCACCTCATCGAGGAGGACGCGGTCGAACACCCGATCGCCGGTCTGCCGCCCGAGCGCGCGGCGAGTTTCAAGATCGTCGCCAACCTGCCCTACGCGATTTCCACGCCGTGGATGGACGCCGTGCTCGGCGGTCCGCTGCCGCAGCGCATGGTGCTCATGCTCCAGCAGGAGGCGGCACAGCGCTACGTCGCGTCGCCCGGCACAAAGCAATTCGGCGCGATCTCGATCTTCATCCAATCCTCATTCACGGCCGACCCCGGCCACAAAGTTCCCGCGACGTGCTTCTACCCGGCGCCCGACGTCGAATCTTACCTGCTCAACCTCGTCCGGCGCCCCGAGCCGTTCATCTTCGCGCCGGCGGTGAAGCGCCTGATCCGCGAGTGCTTTCAGCAACGCCGCAAACAGATCGGCTCGCTCCTGCGCGGCAAGCTGCCCGACGGCGGCGCCGCCTGGCTGGCGCTCCTGCCGGAGGCCGGACTCGATTTCCGCGCGCGCCCGGAGCAGATTCCCGTGGCACTCTGGCAGCGACTGAGCGTCTAA